CTCGAACCACAGTGCGGCAATGTCGGGGAAGTCTCGAGCCGACTTGTCAATCAATCGGATGCGCACTCGTTCTCCTGAAAGCGCCCGGTAGAGTTGGCGCACGATTCCTTCCAGCTCAACACGCCCGTCACGGGCAGCAGGTCGTCGGGCCTGCGTCAGCGTGGGCAGGAATTCTTTGCGCTCGATCTCATCGCGCACGTGGGCGAGCGTCGCTCCCGACCTGGGGGTTGCAATGGGCAGCTGCGGAGGGGCATCGAGCGGCTTGCCGGCGTAACGCAGGACCGCATCGAAGAGGGCTGCCTTGCTCTCGACGTACAGGTACAGCGTTCCCTTGGCGACGCCGAGGGCTGAGGCGATCTCCTCCATTTGCGTTTGCCGGTACCCGCGTTCGATGAACACTCGGGCGGCGCAGTCGATCAGGTCCTGAAGCCTCTTCTCCGGGATGCGTCGAGCCATGTCAGGTCCATTATCATAACTGACCCAGTCAGTCACTCATAACTTCAGTCCACCCTTGCGCGCCGCGCCTCGATGCTCAAGTCGTTTGTGCATCCAGTGCCGCGTCATTATGATGCGCGCCGATTATCGGGATCCGCGATCGCCGCACCCGGTGTCCATGAGAGAGGAACGAGCATGACGACCACAGCGCAGCGTTACGCCATTTCGCATTGGCCGGATACGGACGAACTCATCGCCAAGGGGCACCGACTGGTGTCCGCGCCGCCGCGCCCGATTCGACGCGACAAGATGCAAGACTACCTCGCCTACTTCGAAACCCGCTGTGCAGGCTCGAAAGCGTCGACGGCGGAAGCGGCGAAGTCCATTCCCGGCGGCGTGCAGCACAATCTGGCGTTCAATTACCCGTTCCCGCTCAACATCGCCCGCGCCGGCGGCGCGTACTTGTGGGACGTGGACGGCAACCGCTACGTC
This genomic window from Candidatus Binatia bacterium contains:
- a CDS encoding helix-turn-helix domain-containing protein, which translates into the protein MARRIPEKRLQDLIDCAARVFIERGYRQTQMEEIASALGVAKGTLYLYVESKAALFDAVLRYAGKPLDAPPQLPIATPRSGATLAHVRDEIERKEFLPTLTQARRPAARDGRVELEGIVRQLYRALSGERVRIRLIDKSARDFPDIAALWFERVRRGTVALLRRYLEARVREGALRPVHEPAVTARLMLETIFHWAVDRHWDPHPTQVIHEAAAESALVDFIVAALARPVAAGRRKRTRPRATRASGRQ